The Urocitellus parryii isolate mUroPar1 chromosome 6, mUroPar1.hap1, whole genome shotgun sequence genome includes a window with the following:
- the Prnd gene encoding prion-like protein doppel yields MKKHLGTWGLAIVCVLLFNHLSAIKARGIKHRIKWNRKSVPSTVQITEAQVAQNPPGAFIKQGRKLHIDFGAEGNKYYEANYWQFPDGIYYDGCSEANVTKEVFIAKCINATQAANQAEFSREKQDNKLHQRVLWRLIKELCSVKHCDFWLEGGAGFHLSVDQPVMLCLLVFIWLIVK; encoded by the coding sequence ATGAAGAAGCACCTGGGCACCTGGGGGTTGGCTATTGTCTGTGTCCTGCTCTTCAACCATCTCTCCGCCATCAAGGCGAGGGGCATCAAGCACAGAATCAAGTGGAACCGGAAGTCTGTGCCCAGCACCGTCCAGATCACAGAAGCCCAGGTAGCCCAGAACCCCCCAGGAGCCTTCATCAAGCAAGGCCGAAAGCTCCACATCGACTTCGGAGCTGAGGGCAACAAGTACTACGAGGCCAACTACTGGCAGTTCCCTGACGGGATCTACTACGACGGCTGCTCCGAAGCCAACGTGACCAAGGAGGTGTTCATCGCCAAGTGCATCAATGCTACCCAGGCAGCCAACCAGGCCGAGTTTTCCAGGGAGAAACAGGACAATAAGCTTCACCAGCGGGTCCTGTGGCGGCTGATCAAAGAGCTCTGCTCAGTCAAGCACTGCGACTTCTGGTTGGAAGGGGGAGCCGGATTCCATCTCTCCGTGGACCAGCCAGTGATGCTCTGCCTGCTGGTCTTCATTTGGCTCATTGTGAAATAA